TCTCCCAGACTCCGAGCTTCAGGTTGGCCAGATGTTTGGCCACATGGATCAGTGCTCCTGAAAGGTCCTCTGGATACCACAGTGTGCTCTGGGCTCTGCAAAAACATTCAGGAGTCAGTGTTGCTGTGGGTTTGGATTCAGAAAcacagagaacgagagagacaggaagcacATCACTCACCTTTTTACTGTGGCCTTGTAGTTCTGTAAAACAACAAAGCAAACATCAGTGGatatgatttacatttttacaccaCTGAAATGTGATGTTTCTGATGATGGAGAGAAGTTTGACTTTCTCACAGTATAAATACTGACTAAATGATCCTCACTTGTAAGAACAAGACGTCTTCAGCTCTCATCTCCTCTTCTGTGGCTCTGATTGTGTCTGAAAGAGATGATATTTCTCTGTTCAGCTTCTCAATTTTCTCCTTTATCATCTGACTCTTCtgcttctcttcctctctcagcGCAGTGATCCTGGCTGCCTCTTCATCTCGTAGAAACTGGTGAAGCTTCTCAAACTCCTCCTTAATCTGATGCTCTGTGTGTCGGGCCTGAATCTTCAGTGAAGaggaaattaaatgtaatataactGATTATACAGTGATGGAAGAAATATTTCTAATATCAAAACCATGTTATTGATTCTAACCTTTATATGTTCTGCAGTCTGACTCCAGTTCAGTTTACAGTCATTAAAGATCTTCAGTCTCTCCTGTAGGGGCTTCAGTGCAGTTTTGAGCTTCTCCTGAAACAAATCAACACACTGCATGGAGACTCTGTGTTTCAGCTCTTATTTTACACATCATTAACTCAGATCACTGACAGGATTTAACTCTACAGTATTTAATGTGAGtttgaaagtaatgtaacacTGTAGTTATGTTCTCTTTCATAAACACTCTGATGGGCTTTTAAACTTCAGATAGAACTTATAAAAAGTTTAGACGTATATGATGTTGGTTGTTTCTACAGGTGACActgataataatataataaaatattagactAACATATTTGGtagttataatattaattaactaatttaaaaGCAATTATGTAATTGAATTATCaaaccttattttttattttgacactGTAGATAATTTAGGGAGAATAAAGGTTAttcctcatttatttattatatgacACATAAATTCacagtaatataatatttaccTTACAGTCTGTTACTGCCTCGTCAATGGGGCGGAATTTATGGTCGGTGTGTTTTCTTGAAGTctgacacaccacacacaccggcTGTTGATCGTccagacagaagagtttaagttTCTCACTGTGCAGACTGCAGACTGTTTCAGACGCTGATGAAGATCTCTGACTTCTCTCCTGTAAGAAAGTCTCACACAGGTTCTTTAACACCAGGTTTGTGGGAGGTGTCTCTATAGACGACTTCCTCCTACAAACAGGACATTCTCTGGATCCTTTGGTCTCCCAGAACTGCTGcaaacacactttacacacactgtgactGCAGTGCAGAAGAACAGGATCCTTGAAGATTTCACAGCACACAGGACAGGAGAAATCCTCCTCCGAAAACTTAGAAGCCATTTTATTTGGCTGCTGTTGTTCTCTCCAGTCCAAATGTTCAGagtttcactttcactttggtAAAAAGTAATCACACCCTGATTTTAGGTTTGTTTCAGGATACAAAACATTTGTAGTTTCAGTTAATAATCACTTACttttacaaagttaaaaatgaGGCAAGAAACAAACTGAGAATAAAACTAACCTAACCAGAGCAGAACACTGCAGGCTGTTTATGAAGGACTGCAGTCGTCTCAGACTCGACACTTCCTTAATAGGAGGGGTTTTAGAGACACGTTATAACCTGTTACAGTCATTATTTATATCAGAAACAGCACACAGCTCTTACTTTAAGGTGCAatagtcatttttttaattcctttatgTTTTAGCAGGTGTTTTTGAGGTTACTGAGGAAACCTTTTGGAAAACTGACTTAAACCTGGTGTCAGCTCAGATCTTTTAATATTTCTGCATTCAGTGGAGACTATAGATTTATCGAAAAAATCTGACCTAgcgtttacttaaaaaaattatgacaaCAAAGTGGCACCTAAcatatttaagttaattttattactataataatgaGTAAGAAACATAGgatgaattatttaaatgtaggacaaaatatatatttaattaaaaatgaaaacaagtcTTTTATTGTGTTGGATTTAATATTTACTGTTgaaaatataatgtattcagcataaatattttaggctaaattaaattaaagtttccTTTTATTAGAAAACAATGTGTTACATTCAATGAATATCTGAGAGAAATCTTGAAGAgattttgtaatatttctaaGTTAATTAAATGCTTGTGCTGGGTTAACATAAAAATgcctcgggttactttgctgtaaccctgtttcctgtaaaagcgggaacgaggtgctgcgtgaaaacgctttgggaacatcttttcatgttgctggttgtgaagcatgtgtgtatcaaacatgccagattttggcttatataacctcggtcaggtgacgtcgtctgatgagacgcatgtgcaggttataaataattCCTCAAAtcgattttgtctgaaaggacgtccaatcacgcaggcagtgcggcattggagtgcAGCCTCTCattcccactttttcagggaacagggttacagcaaagtaaccctagatgtttcctttcaaaagctacactcaatgctgcctgaaaacgctatgggaatgagaataccaacgcAGCTGCATTGCAAGTGTCTGgaaccccaaggttgtgtagcgtgtgcgcacaaaggccaagGAGCCCTCAGAACTATCTCTGGGAGTCTGACTCAAGGATGCGTGAGCccagagtagcatgaacatccaaactataaaatctaacaaatgtgtgcggagaggaccaagctgccgcatcacacacttgctgcaggggaatacctcttgccagcgcaatagatgaggcgatccccctggtcaaatgagccctgattcctaaaggccaagtgagcccacgcgcctcataggatagggcaatagcatctttcacccagtgtgacaaggtctgtgtagtggcggccaccccccggttgcggcccccatagcatataaaaagttgctctgacttatgccactggctggtgcggtgaacataaatctgaagagcacgtactggacacagtaagtgaagtctctcctgctccggagctgtaaaaggcggaggacagaaggcttcgagaacaacagggtgcatggttgagaatggaactttcggaagatagttcgagtgaggatgcaaaacggccttgactagcccagagGCAAAGTCTACTTTAAAAGGGGTGtgaattagaccttcgagcatgatagataaatcccaaaaagggacagtggctctagtgggtagCCTCAACCGtctagctccacgaataaaacgggcaccaaaagggtgctttcccacggaaaccccatcaatcagaacatggcaggctgaaatagcggctacgtacgttctgagagtactaggacacaagcccgaggacaactttttctgcagaaactccagcactgaaacaattcggcagtggactgggtctacatgctTTTTCATGCACCAAcgttcaaatacattccatttaaaGACATAATCTCTtgtagtggagggagccctagcacttggAATAGTTTTAATAACTCTGGCTGGAAGAACAACTTGTCTTAGTTGTTTCCGCTCAGGAGCCAGACATGAAGTTTCTaaagctcgggccggggatgaaatattgtcccctgcgcctgagacagaagatacCTCCTCgctggaatcacccatggtgagccatcgaggagagatattagatccaagaaccacactctggtcggtcttctgggcgctatcaataagaaaCGCAAACACTGTTGACAAACCCTCCCCAGGACTCCCAGGAGCAGAGATATCGGAGGAAATGCATAAAGGCATaatctgggccacgtatgggccatcgcgtccagacccaggggagctggaagagtcagagagtagtagaggggacattgtgctgtctcttgggaggcaaagcggtccacctctgctataaaaaatcagatttgactgactacttcaggGTGGAGtctccattccccgtgtgtcacagcttgtctggacagtaagtctgctcccacattcatgtgccccggaatgtacagatgtcgccattaagactgcaCGTGTTTTctcgcgagatgccgcaatttagcgtgcggcgtgccgcgacttgccgcaggcaacattcgggaatttaaataaatgtgttgtgcttcactgaatatccgccagatgccgcatggaaggactttatctaaaagccggaccaagtacaacgatgaattgtgtataagttaacataaaacaatattgtttctaatgctgaagcaaacatgaattttattttgttttacaacagatatttcataatgaatgtatgtatatgtgcttcatgttattttcataatgataaaataagatgcccaaattcgtgctttaaaagtttcttatatagtttttgtaatgttttaa
The DNA window shown above is from Clarias gariepinus isolate MV-2021 ecotype Netherlands chromosome 5, CGAR_prim_01v2, whole genome shotgun sequence and carries:
- the LOC128524291 gene encoding zinc-binding protein A33-like, which gives rise to MASKFSEEDFSCPVCCEIFKDPVLLHCSHSVCKVCLQQFWETKGSRECPVCRRKSSIETPPTNLVLKNLCETFLQERSQRSSSASETVCSLHSEKLKLFCLDDQQPVCVVCQTSRKHTDHKFRPIDEAVTDCKEKLKTALKPLQERLKIFNDCKLNWSQTAEHIKIQARHTEHQIKEEFEKLHQFLRDEEAARITALREEEKQKSQMIKEKIEKLNREISSLSDTIRATEEEMRAEDVLFLQNYKATVKRAQSTLWYPEDLSGALIHVAKHLANLKLGVWEKMKHTVQYSPVTLDPNTAHPKLIVSDDLTSVRLSDEEQKLPDNPERFDEYLCILGSEGFNSGTHCWDVEVGDCTWWYVGVMTESAQRKGVVFYRSGIWCVWYYEGKYRARSTPHTPSFLAVTQKLQRIRVKMDWDRGKLSFSNPLTNTHIHTFTHTFTDKLLPFLGVCGKESSVKLLPLQCSVRVDQIS